CACAAGGCACGAACCTGATATGGGTCTTCAATATTGCGGGCAAATAAAATGAAACCAAGGGGATTTAGGTCTGTGAAAAACTCACGTTCCCAATCGCTCAGCTCAAGACCTTCACAGCCGAAAATCGCGGCCTTAGGGTTTGAATTATCGTACGCGGACAATGAAGCACCCCACTTTGCGTTTTTTAAGCTGGTTACACAGGCTTTTAGCCTTATCACCCGTGGCAACAGGGCCAAGGCGTAAGCGGTAATAAATCCCTTTTTGTGCGCCCAGATCAGCTTTTACGATATTTGCCGGAAGACCTTTTACAATATCGCTGTTTTTAGATTTAATCTTGGTCCATGTTGCTTTAACCGCAGCCTGATTTTTAGACGAGAGCAACTGAAGGATATAACCAGATTGAGCCAAGGGCTTCATGGTGCTTGGCTTGGTTGGTTTTACAGTCGGTGGCTTTGGTGACACACGGGCTGTTTCAACCTTTTTCACATCTGGCATTGTTGCTTTTTCAGGCTCGTTTAAAGCGTCAGCAATTTTTGCTGCCAAATCCTCTTTATCCTGCGCGGTTGGTGGTGTTTTAACCTCATCGCGCTTGGTCAGCGCACGCGGGGCGTTTTTATCACCAACTGGGGCAGGGGGCGGGGGCGTAATTGCCTCAGCCATATCCTCTGTTGGGACTTCAGGAAGTTTTGGTGTTTGCATTACTGGTTTTGGTGCAGCAACAGGTTCTGGTGCTTTTTCAACCACCTTAGGCATTTCGAGCTTAGGCAAAGGTTTGCTAACAGCTGGTAGGCCTGTTTCTTTACTAACTGTCTCGCTCAGCTCAGGAATATCCATGCCACGTGCTGGTTTATCCAGTGGTTGTTCTGGACGTGGCAGCAAACGCTCAAGCTTAGGCTCGGTATTTTCACCACTGACACGGTCATAAACCGTTTTGTCGCGGTTGGGCACTGTCATGCCACCGGGATCAGACGGTTTTTCCTTTGTTGGTGCGGTTTCAGCGCGCACAACTGGGATGTTGTCAGATGACTGTTGCGTGCCCCCAACAAAATACCACGCACCACCGGCAAGGCCGGCAATCACAGTAACGGCAAGAAACAGTTTTACAGCCTTACCTTTGCCACCTTCATCACTTTCTACAGGCTTATAATCATAAGCATCAGAAGATGGGTCCATCAAATCGTCGTCAAAATCATCCCTATGCGGCATTAACGCAACTCCTCACGTGGTTCAACACCCAAAACAACAAGGCCAGAAGCAATCACAAGCGACACAGCCTTTAACAAAGCCAAACGCGCATTTGTAAGGTCTTCATTATCGCTATGTAAGAAACGCAACTGTACATCACCCGTTCCCTTATTCCACAGAGAATGAAACTCTGAGGCCAATTCGTAAAGAAAATAAGTAATGCGGTGTGGCTCATGGCTTTCAGCAGCAGCCTCAACAAGGCGCGGCCATTCTGCCATTTGGCGCATTAAAGTGAGCTCTGACTCGTCATTAAGCAGGGAAAGGTCCGCCGTTGCGAGCTTTTCAACAGATAGATCAAGGCCATCAAATTCATCAATAGCTTTGCGAAAGACTGAATAACACCGTGCATGGGCATATTGAACATAAAAGACAGGGTTGTCTTTGGATTGCTCAACAACCTTTGTGAAATCAAATTCCAGCTGGGCATCGGATTTACGTGTCAGCATGATAAAACGCACAACATCTTTGCCGACTTTATCAATCACATCGCGCAAGGTCACAAACGTTCCTGCACGTTTTGACATTTTCACAGGCTCGCCATTTTCCATCAGGTTGACCATCTGGGCCAGTTTGATATCCAGCTCGCCTTTACCTTCAGACATGGCTTTGACCGCAGCTTTCATACGTTTAACGTAGCCACCATGATCAGCGCCAAAGATATCAATCATTTGGTCTGCGCCACGGCTGAACTTATCAAAGTGATAGGCGATATCATTGGCAAAATAGGTGTTTGACCCATCAGATTTTTTCAAAGGGCGATCTACATCATCGCCAAAGTCTGTGGCTTTAAACAGCAATTGCGGGCGTGGTTCCCAATCATCAGGCTTTTTGCCTTTTGGGGGCTCAAGTACACCTGTGTAAACCAGATCACGGTCTTCAAGATATTTAATGGCTTTGCCGACCATG
The genomic region above belongs to Candidatus Terasakiella magnetica and contains:
- a CDS encoding SPOR domain-containing protein, encoding MPHRDDFDDDLMDPSSDAYDYKPVESDEGGKGKAVKLFLAVTVIAGLAGGAWYFVGGTQQSSDNIPVVRAETAPTKEKPSDPGGMTVPNRDKTVYDRVSGENTEPKLERLLPRPEQPLDKPARGMDIPELSETVSKETGLPAVSKPLPKLEMPKVVEKAPEPVAAPKPVMQTPKLPEVPTEDMAEAITPPPPAPVGDKNAPRALTKRDEVKTPPTAQDKEDLAAKIADALNEPEKATMPDVKKVETARVSPKPPTVKPTKPSTMKPLAQSGYILQLLSSKNQAAVKATWTKIKSKNSDIVKGLPANIVKADLGAQKGIYYRLRLGPVATGDKAKSLCNQLKKRKVGCFIVRVR
- the argS gene encoding arginine--tRNA ligase; protein product: MNFFKSFHNDISSIVQKLSSDGKLPEGMDPSRLTCEPPRDASHGDVATNAAMVLCKQAKMKPRDLAEILAEEIKNIDHVVSVDVAGPGFINIKLATEFWHARLKDVLAAGLNWGDSEMGKGQNINVEYVSANPTGPMHVGHGRGAVVGDALALLLSKAGYDVTKEYYINDAGAQVDVLARSAYLRYREAFGETIEIPEGLYPGDYLVGTGQQLKEKFGDKWLNADESEWLAEIRAFSIDAMMDLIRNDLAALGVEHNVFSSERELVENDMVGKAIKYLEDRDLVYTGVLEPPKGKKPDDWEPRPQLLFKATDFGDDVDRPLKKSDGSNTYFANDIAYHFDKFSRGADQMIDIFGADHGGYVKRMKAAVKAMSEGKGELDIKLAQMVNLMENGEPVKMSKRAGTFVTLRDVIDKVGKDVVRFIMLTRKSDAQLEFDFTKVVEQSKDNPVFYVQYAHARCYSVFRKAIDEFDGLDLSVEKLATADLSLLNDESELTLMRQMAEWPRLVEAAAESHEPHRITYFLYELASEFHSLWNKGTGDVQLRFLHSDNEDLTNARLALLKAVSLVIASGLVVLGVEPREELR